One stretch of Pseudomonas fluorescens Q2-87 DNA includes these proteins:
- a CDS encoding DUF3509 domain-containing protein, which produces MNMIQEKFASLFSNYEVTTQPRPDGGILLTLRNSDGKLFKRTISYAQLHAGDQLSWAISAIRRDLAEQASELPQITLLQSQHRFALPTYHSV; this is translated from the coding sequence ATGAATATGATTCAAGAGAAATTTGCGTCGCTGTTTTCCAACTACGAAGTGACCACCCAGCCCCGCCCGGATGGCGGCATTTTGCTGACTTTGCGCAATAGCGACGGCAAGCTGTTCAAGCGCACGATTTCCTACGCTCAATTGCATGCTGGGGATCAGTTGTCGTGGGCGATCAGCGCGATCCGTCGCGACTTGGCCGAACAAGCCAGCGAGTTGCCGCAAATTACGCTGCTGCAGAGCCAGCATCGCTTTGCCCTGCCGACCTACCACAGCGTCTGA
- a CDS encoding 1,2-dihydroxy-3-keto-5-methylthiopentene dioxygenase, with protein sequence MSSLSVYHVSNPEIPNKVLTHLEDIAATLAEQGIHFDRWDATTKIQPGASQEDIIAAYQVRIDALMTERGYATVEVISVDRNHSQAAEQGASFLEEYSHSQDEVRFFVAGRGLFTLHLDDYVYAVLCEKHDLITVPAGTRHWFDMGEHPHFIAIRLCNDPQGWGTKVTGDDIASRFPRLED encoded by the coding sequence ATGAGCAGCCTGTCCGTCTACCACGTCTCGAACCCCGAGATCCCGAACAAGGTGTTGACCCACCTCGAAGACATCGCCGCGACACTGGCCGAACAAGGTATTCACTTCGACCGTTGGGACGCGACGACGAAAATCCAGCCTGGTGCCAGCCAGGAGGACATCATCGCGGCCTATCAGGTTCGGATCGATGCGTTGATGACGGAAAGGGGCTACGCCACGGTCGAGGTCATCAGTGTTGATCGTAACCACTCTCAAGCAGCCGAACAGGGAGCAAGCTTTCTTGAGGAATACAGCCATAGCCAGGACGAAGTAAGATTTTTCGTCGCTGGCCGTGGTCTGTTTACCCTGCACCTCGACGACTATGTCTATGCCGTGCTGTGCGAAAAGCACGACCTGATCACGGTACCTGCCGGTACGCGCCACTGGTTCGACATGGGAGAGCACCCGCACTTCATTGCGATCCGTCTGTGCAACGACCCGCAAGGTTGGGGTACAAAAGTCACGGGCGATGACATCGCCAGCCGTTTCCCGCGCCTGGAAGACTGA
- a CDS encoding MFS transporter → MAALPYWRLSSFYLFYFALLGSTAPFLALYFDHLGFNAARIGELVAIPMLMRCVAPNIWGWLGDYTGRRLAIVRFGAVCTLLAFSLIFFDKSYAWLAMVMALHAFFWHAVLPQFEVITLAHLSGQASRYSQIRLWGSIGFIITVVVLGRLFEWLSLDIYPVALVLIMAGIVLASFWVPNAQPVQGPRIAGEGFLRQLRNPGVLAFYTCVGLMQVSHGPYYTFLTLHLERLGYSRGLIGLLWAVGVVAEVLVFLLMSRILARFSVRRVLMVSFLLAALRWLLLGSLAEFLWVLLFAQVLHAATFGSFHAAAIHFVQRSFGPRQQGQGQALYAALAGTGGALGALYSGYSWNALGAGWTFSLASLAAFAAAVIIATRMQEDRP, encoded by the coding sequence ATGGCGGCACTGCCGTACTGGCGGCTCTCCAGTTTCTACCTGTTCTATTTCGCGCTGCTCGGTTCGACGGCGCCATTCCTGGCGCTGTATTTCGATCACCTGGGGTTCAACGCGGCGCGCATCGGCGAGCTGGTGGCGATCCCCATGCTGATGCGGTGCGTGGCACCGAACATCTGGGGCTGGTTGGGGGATTACACCGGGCGGCGCCTGGCAATCGTGCGATTCGGTGCGGTCTGCACGCTGCTGGCTTTCTCGCTGATCTTTTTCGATAAAAGCTACGCCTGGCTGGCGATGGTCATGGCGCTGCATGCGTTTTTCTGGCACGCGGTACTGCCTCAGTTCGAGGTCATTACCCTGGCCCATTTAAGCGGGCAGGCCTCGCGCTACAGCCAGATTCGCCTGTGGGGCTCGATTGGCTTCATCATCACGGTGGTCGTGTTGGGGCGGTTGTTCGAATGGCTGAGCCTGGACATCTACCCGGTGGCGCTGGTGCTGATTATGGCCGGCATCGTGCTCGCCAGTTTCTGGGTGCCCAACGCCCAGCCGGTGCAGGGGCCGCGTATCGCGGGGGAAGGTTTCCTGCGGCAACTGCGCAACCCTGGCGTGCTGGCGTTCTACACGTGCGTGGGACTGATGCAGGTCAGTCACGGGCCGTATTACACCTTCCTGACGTTGCACCTCGAGCGACTGGGCTACAGTCGCGGATTAATCGGCCTGCTGTGGGCCGTCGGCGTGGTGGCGGAGGTCCTGGTCTTCCTGCTGATGAGCCGGATTCTCGCGCGGTTCTCCGTGCGTCGGGTACTGATGGTGAGTTTCCTGCTGGCGGCGTTGCGCTGGCTGTTGTTGGGATCGCTGGCCGAATTCCTCTGGGTGCTGTTGTTTGCCCAGGTGTTGCACGCGGCGACGTTCGGTAGCTTTCACGCTGCCGCCATCCATTTCGTGCAACGCAGCTTCGGTCCGCGCCAACAAGGCCAGGGGCAAGCCCTGTACGCAGCGCTGGCCGGCACCGGCGGAGCCCTGGGCGCGTTGTATTCGGGCTACAGCTGGAATGCCCTGGGCGCCGGCTGGACGTTCAGCCTCGCCAGCCTCGCTGCCTTCGCCGCAGCCGTAATCATTGCGACACGCATGCAAGAGGATCGGCCATGA
- a CDS encoding alpha/beta hydrolase, whose protein sequence is MMLKLLVLSLTLFTGLAQATVLQRPISLDTGNGELFGTLLLPKSDNPVPVVLIISGSGPTDRDGNNPDGGRNDSLKRLAWVLAKHNIASVRYDKRGVAASLAATPDERNLSVEAYVADAVAWSRKLGADPRLGPLVLLGHSEGALIASLAAPQANAAAVISLSGSARPIDQVLRQQLGSRLPPPLMLRSNELLDSLKAGRLDDNVPPPLQVIFRPSVQPYLISLFRQDPAQAFAALKMPALIIQGSHDIQVSVDDARQLKAAKPDAELVLIEGMNHVLRIVPGDVKRQLASYKDPNLPLAAELSTRILHFIDSIAAR, encoded by the coding sequence ATGATGTTAAAGCTGCTTGTCTTGAGTCTGACCCTGTTCACTGGCCTGGCCCAGGCCACAGTGTTGCAACGCCCCATCAGCCTTGACACGGGCAACGGTGAGCTTTTCGGCACCCTGCTGCTGCCCAAGTCCGACAACCCGGTGCCGGTTGTCCTGATCATTTCCGGCTCAGGTCCTACGGATCGCGACGGAAACAACCCCGATGGCGGGCGTAACGACAGTCTCAAGCGCCTGGCCTGGGTACTGGCCAAACACAACATTGCCAGCGTGCGCTATGACAAACGCGGCGTGGCCGCCAGCCTCGCGGCCACGCCGGACGAACGCAACCTGAGCGTGGAAGCCTACGTGGCCGACGCGGTGGCCTGGAGCCGCAAGCTTGGCGCCGACCCGCGGCTGGGCCCGTTGGTCTTGCTGGGCCACAGCGAAGGGGCATTGATCGCCAGCCTTGCCGCACCCCAGGCCAATGCAGCCGCAGTTATTTCGCTGTCCGGCAGCGCCCGCCCCATCGACCAGGTGCTACGCCAACAACTGGGCAGCCGCTTGCCGCCACCCTTGATGCTGCGCAGCAACGAACTGCTCGACAGCCTCAAGGCCGGTCGGCTTGACGACAACGTGCCGCCACCGTTGCAAGTCATCTTCCGCCCCAGCGTACAGCCGTACCTGATCTCACTGTTCCGCCAGGACCCAGCCCAGGCCTTTGCTGCGCTGAAGATGCCCGCTCTGATCATCCAGGGCAGCCATGACATCCAGGTCAGCGTCGACGACGCCCGGCAGTTGAAGGCCGCCAAGCCTGATGCCGAATTGGTGTTGATCGAGGGCATGAACCATGTGCTGCGCATCGTGCCCGGCGACGTGAAGCGGCAATTGGCCTCGTACAAGGATCCCAACCTGCCCCTGGCGGCCGAACTGAGCACTCGCATCTTGCATTTTATTGACTCAATTGCTGCTCGATAA
- the aroC gene encoding chorismate synthase yields MSGNTYGKLFTVTTAGESHGPALVAIVDGCPPGVEISLDDLQRDLDRRKPGTSRHTTQRQEADEVEILSGVFEGRTTGCAIGLLIRNTDQKSKDYSAIKDLFRPAHADYTYHHKYGERDYRGGGRSSARETAMRVAAGAIAKKYLASQGIVIRGYMSQLGPIEIPFKTWDSVEQNAFFCPDPDKVPELEAYMDQLRRDQDSVGAKITVVAEGVMPGLGEPIFDRLDAELAHALMSINAVKGVEIGAGFACVAQRGTEHRDELTPQGFLSNNAGGILGGISSGQPIIAHLALKPTSSITTPGRSIDIHGNAVDVITKGRHDPCVGIRATPIAEAMMAIVLMDHLLRHRGQNADVRVGTPVLGQL; encoded by the coding sequence ATGTCCGGCAATACCTACGGCAAGCTGTTCACCGTCACCACCGCGGGCGAAAGCCATGGCCCGGCGTTGGTCGCCATTGTCGACGGCTGCCCGCCCGGCGTGGAGATTTCCCTGGACGATCTGCAACGTGACCTGGACCGCCGCAAGCCCGGCACCAGCCGCCACACGACCCAGCGCCAGGAAGCCGATGAAGTCGAAATCCTCTCCGGCGTGTTCGAAGGGCGCACCACCGGCTGCGCGATTGGCCTGCTGATCCGCAACACCGACCAGAAGTCCAAGGACTACTCGGCAATCAAGGATCTGTTCCGTCCGGCTCACGCCGACTACACCTACCACCACAAATACGGTGAGCGCGACTACCGTGGCGGCGGGCGCAGTTCGGCCCGGGAAACGGCCATGCGCGTGGCAGCGGGGGCAATTGCCAAGAAATACCTGGCCAGCCAGGGCATTGTGATTCGTGGTTACATGAGCCAGTTGGGGCCTATCGAAATCCCGTTCAAGACCTGGGATTCGGTGGAGCAGAACGCGTTTTTCTGCCCCGACCCGGACAAAGTGCCGGAGCTTGAAGCCTACATGGACCAACTGCGCCGGGACCAGGATTCGGTCGGCGCGAAGATTACCGTGGTGGCCGAAGGGGTGATGCCTGGCCTGGGCGAGCCCATCTTCGACCGCCTCGACGCCGAGCTGGCCCACGCCCTGATGAGCATCAACGCCGTGAAAGGCGTCGAGATCGGCGCCGGTTTCGCCTGCGTCGCCCAACGTGGCACCGAACACCGTGACGAACTGACCCCGCAAGGTTTCCTCAGCAACAACGCTGGCGGCATCCTCGGTGGCATTTCCTCGGGCCAGCCGATTATCGCCCACCTGGCCTTGAAGCCCACGTCCAGCATCACCACGCCGGGTCGCTCCATCGATATCCATGGCAACGCCGTGGACGTGATTACCAAGGGGCGCCATGACCCGTGCGTCGGCATCCGTGCCACGCCTATCGCCGAAGCGATGATGGCCATTGTGCTGATGGACCACTTGCTGCGCCATCGTGGCCAGAACGCCGACGTGCGGGTCGGCACCCCGGTGTTGGGCCAGCTCTGA